The sequence below is a genomic window from Dyadobacter chenwenxiniae.
AAAAATGACTGAGCTGAAATGGGCAGCCAACTCCGGTTTGGCGACCATTGATCAGTATATAGCCAATCTGAAACAGCTCAAAGGCATTGCATTTGACGCGGGAAATAAGGATCAGCCGATTGCGGCGAACATTAAGCTTTTACACGCATTGCTTGATAATTACAAAATTGAGCACACTTACGAGGAATATGACGGCGATCATTTGAATAAAATCGGAGAGCGGATTGAACACAAAATGCTGCCTTTCTTTTCAGGAAAGTTAGCAGGTAAATAGCGTGTCCGGAAAGTAAAACAGTGACTGGCTCGCCGTCCGGGAATGATTTTATCTGTGCATTGAAATCTTATTTTGATTATATGACAGATAGTAAACATTCCCTTTTTTTTGCAGGCAGCAGCGGCTTAATGTTGCCTGTGCCCAACAAACAATTTTATCCCGAGGAATTTAAGGACAAAAGCCGGCTGACATTTTATGCCTCCATGTTTAATAGCATTGAGATCAACAGCTCGTTTTACAAGGTTCCGCTCGCATCAACAGTCAGGAACTGGGCTACGCAAGTGCCGGACGACTTCAAATTTACATTCAAACTCTGGAGGGACATTTCGCATAACAAGGGTTTGGTTTTCAACGCGGAAGATGTGCATCGGTTTGTAAAGGTGATCGACCATATTGGTGACAAAAAAGGCGCACTGCTCGTCCAGTTCCCTCCCAGTCTTAAAGTCATCATGCGTCCACAACTTGAAAACCTGCTCGTCGCCATTTCCGAAGCAGACCCGCAAAGGCATTGGAATGTGGCTTTGGAGTTTCGCCACAATTCCTGGTATGAAGAAGATATTTTTGAAATGATCGACCATTTCGGTTTTGAAATCGTGGCGCATGACAAGCCAGGTTCCGCCCCCGGCTTACCAGTTTCCGACACGGCATTCAAATACCTGCGTTTTCATGGACCAAAAGGCGATTACCGTGGCACTTACGAGGACGACTTTTTGTACGAAACTGCGGAGCAAATTCAGGACTGGCTAGCAGACGGTAAAATAGTATACGCCTATTTCAACAACACAATGGGCGAGGCAATTAAAAATATGAACCTGCTCAATGCAATTGTCAATCCGGTTGAGTAATGTTTTTTTGTATCAAATGGCATCCAAACCCGCGATTTCCACCTTGTATTTTTCGGGTAATATCAAGCCGCGAACCAGCTTATGGAGGTGCAGGATGCGTGTGAATTTATAAGTTGGGAGGATTAAGGTCAGCGCAGACCATCTTCGCAGCGCCAGGAGTTCTCTGACTTGTCTGGGCACAATCTGCACCTGCACTTCTCTGAGCATCAGATAACGCGGCGATCCGAGGTGTTTTTTATATTGTTTGTATAAATCAACTGAAAAAGAGCTTTTGACAAAATTGTCATCGAGCTGCTTATTCCTCATTTCCAGCCAGCTATTGTAATTTTCAGGCAAGCCACGAATTCCCATTCTTGCTCCTACCTGTTGAAAAACCTCAAAAACCTCTGTTCTTTCGTTCGCCGTCAATTTTCTTTCCAGTAATTCAAAAGAGCGGATTGAGTAATCGATTAACATAAACAACACATCCCGATATGCCCAGTCCGGGATTTGAGCGCCCCGCTTATGTTCCACTTCCCGGTGTATGGCGCTGATCTGGTCGATTGCCTTTAATGCTGCCTGATGTTCGGAGAATACGATTCGCCTCGCGTACGATACTGTCGAAAAGAGCCGTCCCAGCGGATCAGCAGGCAGTTTACCAGTGAAATACAGCCAATCTACCGATTTATTTACAGCGAACTCAGCCGAGGCCCCCGCGAAAATGAATAAGATCGTATCCGCCTTTCCCCAAATCTCCCGCACAACCGAACCTTCCTTGACGAACCATTTCATAATGTTATGGCTAAACAGCCATTTTTGTATTTATAACCAGATAGTATTCCGAAATGTAAACTGAGCACCAAAATAATAAAAGTACTTTGAAATACAAAGTAAACAATCAAACATAAAAGATCCAAACCTATCGATGAATAATATGAATCATTGAAATGAATTTAAATCAACCCTGCTTGGTGCGGTGAAGAAAATAGGTGCTTGAAAGCGTATTATTTCCTCCCCAGGAACCTGGACAAGATATTTCTCGCAATGTCAAGCAATGCTTTGAATGTGTTGGGCTTTACAATAAATTCGTTTGCTCCCGCTGCCAGAGCCTTCTTTTTTAACTCCGGATTGCTAGACGTGGACATCATAACCGCCGGCAGATCTTCAAGGCCCGGCTCTGATCTGATTTCTTTAATAGCCTCAATGCCATTCATTTTGGGCATGTTCATATCCACCAGCACGACGGATTCCGAAAGGTCGGCGGACTGTTTTACGTTTTCCAGTAATTCCTTTCCGTTCTCCGCTTCGATAACCGTCAAATTAGGATTGGCCTCCTGTAAAGCGTCCTTAATGAGCATTCTATCATCCTCATCATCATCTGCGAGGTGCACTGTCTGTCCTTCTTCCATTTGCGATCACTGCTTGAAGAACAAATATATCAATGATTACCGTCTAAGACAATACGTTGTCCGGAATACCAAATTCGCCTACGAATGCAGCGACTTCGTCCGGAGTGACAATAATGTTTTTTCCTTTCACTGTTTTGATCAAAACGGCATTATTTCTCCTGGTGGCGTACCAGGTCATGCTTCCGATTTTTGGATTATAAAATTTACCAAAATATCCGAAAAGCCCTCCCACCCCAAATGTTCGAAGGCTCCACCGTAACCTGTCGCTTTCGACCGCCTCCACTGTGGCGATATCGCTGCGCTGGATAACGACTTCATTCAGCGGTCTCCGAATGATCAGCTTGTCGGCGGTGATCCGATAATCCACCGGCCTGAAAGCGTACGTTATCCCGTAGCTGAGAATCAGAATGGCTCCTATCACATAAGTGGAACCCTGCGAAAGGTCGCTTTCATTGATAAAAATATTCAGAAAAATGCCTGTGTATAAGACCGTAACGCCCGCTGTAACGATTTTAGTCAGGGTATCCCAGGAAGTTTTGTAAATCATATGGCGAAGGGCTGGTGTGATGTTAATATACCGATTAAAATTAAGTGTGGCAATCTATTTGTCCCAACCCCCCCCTTCAATTGTCCCTACTACGGACGATTTAGCATTTGCCGGCATGGTACTTTTGGATCCGGATTATCATTAGTAACCTTTTCAACCTCATTTTTTAGTCATGGCCAAAATAAACACTTACCTTAATTTCGATGGAAAATCGGAAGAGGCTTTCAATTTTTACAAATCCGTTTTTGGAGGAGAGTTCCTGTCTGTCCATCGCATGTCGGATATGCCTGGCGCTGAACAACTTGCCGAAGATGAAAAAGGCCGCTTGATGCACATTTCGCTTCCGATTGGAAAGGACGATGTGCTCATGGCTTCCGATATAGTGCCTTCCATGGGACATAAGCTGAGCATTGGTAACCACGCTTACATTTCTGTTTTTACAGATAGCAGAGAAGAAGCAGACCGCCTTTTTGCAGGATTATCCGCAGGCGGTGAAATCGAAATGGCCATGGAAGACACCTTCTGGGGCGATTACTTCGGCAGTTTCCATGACCAGTTCGGGATCGGCTGGATGGTTAACTATCCGCAACAGCAACATAACTGATATTAGCTTTGAAGGTCCTCTTTAAACCGGGAGGACCTTCGCATCTTTAAAATTCAATTACAGCCCTTGTTTCATTCCCCGCAATGATTTCCCCGATGGTCGCGGCCATGTCGGCCGGGCTGATCCA
It includes:
- a CDS encoding DUF72 domain-containing protein; the encoded protein is MTDSKHSLFFAGSSGLMLPVPNKQFYPEEFKDKSRLTFYASMFNSIEINSSFYKVPLASTVRNWATQVPDDFKFTFKLWRDISHNKGLVFNAEDVHRFVKVIDHIGDKKGALLVQFPPSLKVIMRPQLENLLVAISEADPQRHWNVALEFRHNSWYEEDIFEMIDHFGFEIVAHDKPGSAPGLPVSDTAFKYLRFHGPKGDYRGTYEDDFLYETAEQIQDWLADGKIVYAYFNNTMGEAIKNMNLLNAIVNPVE
- a CDS encoding oxygenase MpaB family protein, whose protein sequence is MKWFVKEGSVVREIWGKADTILFIFAGASAEFAVNKSVDWLYFTGKLPADPLGRLFSTVSYARRIVFSEHQAALKAIDQISAIHREVEHKRGAQIPDWAYRDVLFMLIDYSIRSFELLERKLTANERTEVFEVFQQVGARMGIRGLPENYNSWLEMRNKQLDDNFVKSSFSVDLYKQYKKHLGSPRYLMLREVQVQIVPRQVRELLALRRWSALTLILPTYKFTRILHLHKLVRGLILPEKYKVEIAGLDAI
- a CDS encoding response regulator; the encoded protein is MEEGQTVHLADDDEDDRMLIKDALQEANPNLTVIEAENGKELLENVKQSADLSESVVLVDMNMPKMNGIEAIKEIRSEPGLEDLPAVMMSTSSNPELKKKALAAGANEFIVKPNTFKALLDIARNILSRFLGRK
- a CDS encoding PH domain-containing protein; the encoded protein is MIYKTSWDTLTKIVTAGVTVLYTGIFLNIFINESDLSQGSTYVIGAILILSYGITYAFRPVDYRITADKLIIRRPLNEVVIQRSDIATVEAVESDRLRWSLRTFGVGGLFGYFGKFYNPKIGSMTWYATRRNNAVLIKTVKGKNIIVTPDEVAAFVGEFGIPDNVLS
- a CDS encoding VOC family protein; protein product: MAKINTYLNFDGKSEEAFNFYKSVFGGEFLSVHRMSDMPGAEQLAEDEKGRLMHISLPIGKDDVLMASDIVPSMGHKLSIGNHAYISVFTDSREEADRLFAGLSAGGEIEMAMEDTFWGDYFGSFHDQFGIGWMVNYPQQQHN